A genome region from Blautia coccoides includes the following:
- a CDS encoding class I SAM-dependent methyltransferase, whose amino-acid sequence MSKKPSDNEYFWNRRSRVYDDQVWKVYKKAYKKTVKRTLPYLNQEAKVLDFGCGTGNTTIPISQNVREIVAIDTSEEMMEKAVQKAAGEGCRNITFCHTDLMNFSGEPESFDVVTAFNVLLYLSDRDQVLEKIWSLLKPGGVFISATDCLGRNFSRDSVKKFVKSKLHLMPYVAFDTPIGLMRKIQKKGFLVLEIVNLHKNPPNIFIVAQKIDDRDDT is encoded by the coding sequence ATGTCAAAGAAACCATCAGACAATGAATATTTCTGGAACAGGAGATCCAGAGTTTACGATGACCAGGTGTGGAAGGTCTATAAAAAAGCGTATAAAAAGACAGTGAAGCGCACACTGCCGTACCTGAACCAGGAGGCAAAAGTCCTGGATTTCGGGTGCGGTACAGGCAATACCACTATTCCCATCTCACAGAATGTGAGGGAGATCGTGGCTATTGACACATCAGAGGAGATGATGGAAAAAGCAGTGCAGAAGGCAGCCGGGGAAGGATGCCGGAACATCACATTCTGTCACACGGATCTGATGAATTTCAGCGGTGAACCGGAGAGTTTTGATGTGGTGACAGCTTTTAACGTGCTTTTATATCTGTCAGACCGGGATCAGGTGTTGGAAAAAATATGGTCTCTTCTCAAACCCGGAGGAGTGTTTATCTCCGCTACAGACTGTCTGGGAAGGAATTTTTCAAGGGACTCCGTGAAAAAGTTTGTGAAGAGCAAGCTGCACCTTATGCCCTATGTGGCTTTTGATACACCCATCGGCCTGATGCGGAAGATCCAGAAAAAAGGATTTCTGGTACTGGAAATCGTAAATCTTCACAAAAATCCGCCGAATATTTTTATCGTGGCGCAGAAGATTGATGACAGGGATGATACATAA
- the htpG gene encoding molecular chaperone HtpG has product MANKRGNLSINSDNIFPIIKKWLYSDHDIFFREMISNGCDAITKLKKLEVMGEYTFPEGHKNKIQVIVNPEEKTLKFIDTGLGMTADEVEEYITQIAFSGATEFLEKYKDKTNEDQIIGHFGLGFYSAFMVADEVHIDTLSYKEDAVPVHWECDGGTEYEIGEGSRTEVGTEITLFLNEDALEFANEYRAREIIEKYCSFMPVEIFLSKANAEQEYETIDEADLREDDVVVEHIHEEAKTEEKENENGEKEIVEVSPAQDKVKINKRPVSLSDTHPLWTKHPNDCTDEEYKDFYRKVFMDYKEPLFWIHLNMDYPFNLKGILYFPKINMEYESIEGTIKLYNNQVFIADNIKEVIPEFLMLLKGVIDCPDLPLNVSRSALQNDGFVKKISEYISKKVADKLSGMCKTDRENYEKYWDDISPFIKFGCLKDTKFSERMMDYILYKNIDGKYLTLEDCIKANEKPEEAKETEETVVEETKEETAEDSKKDEEEKEPEKTNIYYVTDEVQQSQYINMFREEGQDAVIMKHNIDSPFISHVEQIKENVRFLRIDADINDSVKEDDAAALEEETKTLSELFKKVLNKENLTVKVEKLKNENVSSMMTVSEESRRMQEMMKMYNMYGMDPSMFGGQETLILNANNKLVQYVLENGDTENTNVICEQLYDLAVLSHRQLTPEEMTKFVTRSNDIMMMLAK; this is encoded by the coding sequence ATGGCTAACAAGCGTGGTAATTTATCAATCAATAGCGACAATATTTTCCCGATCATCAAGAAATGGTTGTACTCCGACCATGACATTTTCTTCCGTGAGATGATTTCCAATGGATGTGATGCCATTACCAAACTGAAAAAACTGGAGGTTATGGGTGAGTATACATTCCCGGAAGGACACAAGAACAAGATCCAGGTGATCGTGAATCCGGAAGAGAAGACACTGAAATTCATTGATACCGGTCTTGGTATGACCGCTGATGAGGTGGAAGAATATATTACTCAGATCGCATTTTCCGGTGCGACAGAGTTTTTGGAGAAATATAAAGATAAGACTAACGAAGATCAGATCATCGGACATTTCGGTCTGGGATTCTATTCTGCGTTTATGGTAGCTGATGAAGTTCATATTGATACACTTTCCTACAAAGAGGACGCTGTTCCCGTACACTGGGAATGTGACGGCGGCACAGAGTACGAAATCGGAGAGGGAAGCCGCACAGAAGTAGGTACAGAGATCACCCTGTTCTTAAATGAGGATGCACTGGAATTTGCCAACGAATACCGTGCAAGAGAGATCATTGAAAAATACTGCTCCTTCATGCCGGTAGAAATATTCCTGTCAAAGGCCAATGCAGAGCAGGAGTATGAGACCATTGATGAGGCTGATTTAAGAGAGGATGATGTGGTAGTAGAGCACATCCACGAGGAGGCCAAGACAGAGGAGAAGGAGAACGAAAACGGCGAGAAGGAAATCGTTGAGGTTTCTCCTGCCCAGGATAAAGTAAAGATCAATAAACGTCCGGTATCTTTAAGTGACACCCATCCGCTGTGGACAAAACATCCCAACGACTGTACAGACGAGGAATACAAAGATTTCTACAGAAAAGTATTTATGGATTACAAGGAGCCTCTGTTCTGGATCCATCTGAACATGGATTATCCGTTCAACCTGAAAGGTATCCTGTACTTCCCGAAGATCAACATGGAATACGAATCCATTGAGGGAACCATCAAGCTGTACAACAACCAGGTGTTCATCGCAGACAATATCAAAGAAGTGATCCCTGAGTTTTTGATGCTGTTAAAAGGTGTCATTGACTGCCCGGATCTGCCTCTGAACGTATCCAGAAGTGCGCTGCAGAATGACGGATTTGTAAAGAAAATTTCTGAGTATATCAGCAAAAAAGTGGCTGACAAGCTGTCAGGCATGTGCAAGACAGATAGAGAAAACTATGAAAAATATTGGGATGATATCAGCCCGTTCATCAAATTCGGCTGTTTAAAGGATACAAAATTCTCAGAGAGAATGATGGATTACATCCTGTATAAGAATATTGACGGCAAGTATCTGACTCTGGAAGACTGCATCAAAGCCAATGAAAAACCGGAAGAGGCCAAAGAGACTGAGGAAACTGTAGTTGAGGAAACAAAAGAGGAGACTGCAGAGGACAGCAAGAAAGACGAGGAAGAGAAAGAGCCTGAGAAGACAAATATTTACTATGTGACAGATGAGGTACAGCAGAGCCAGTATATTAATATGTTCAGAGAAGAGGGCCAGGATGCTGTCATCATGAAACATAACATTGACTCCCCGTTTATCTCCCATGTAGAGCAGATCAAGGAAAATGTAAGGTTCCTGCGCATTGATGCGGATATCAATGACTCCGTAAAAGAGGATGATGCGGCAGCGCTGGAAGAGGAGACAAAGACCCTTTCAGAACTGTTTAAAAAGGTGCTGAACAAAGAAAACCTGACCGTTAAAGTGGAAAAACTGAAAAATGAAAATGTTTCTTCCATGATGACCGTTTCAGAGGAAAGCCGCCGTATGCAGGAAATGATGAAAATGTATAATATGTACGGTATGGACCCGTCCATGTTCGGCGGACAGGAGACACTGATACTCAATGCCAACAATAAGCTGGTACAGTATGTCCTGGAGAACGGTGATACAGAGAACACAAATGTGATCTGTGAGCAGCTTTATGATCTGGCTGTGCTGAGCCACAGACAGCTCACACCGGAGGAAATGACAAAATTTGTGACACGCAGCAATGATATCATGATGATGCTTGCAAAATAA
- a CDS encoding DUF6442 family protein has protein sequence MEKKEVLELARKKKKGSMDEWETQVSQKGFSFVLMGILLVTLALMIVKIVAGQPWSDVYCIFFVSMGIHYLYNGGKLHKKFEIGLGILSVLAAVLLFVGYISEIF, from the coding sequence ATGGAAAAAAAGGAAGTTTTGGAGCTGGCCAGGAAGAAAAAGAAAGGCTCCATGGATGAATGGGAAACGCAGGTTTCGCAGAAAGGATTCAGTTTTGTGCTGATGGGGATTCTCTTGGTAACTTTGGCGCTGATGATCGTTAAAATTGTGGCAGGGCAGCCCTGGAGCGATGTGTACTGCATATTTTTTGTGAGCATGGGAATCCATTATCTGTATAACGGGGGGAAGCTTCACAAGAAGTTCGAGATAGGGCTGGGAATCCTGTCAGTGCTGGCTGCCGTGCTGCTGTTTGTCGGCTATATCAGTGAGATTTTTTAG
- a CDS encoding helix-turn-helix transcriptional regulator yields MDDELILKNRLKEARSEKKLSQNQLAEMVGVSRNTISSIETGQFNPTAKLALILCIALDKKFEELFYF; encoded by the coding sequence ATGGACGATGAATTAATTTTAAAAAACCGCCTGAAGGAAGCCAGAAGTGAGAAAAAATTGTCCCAGAACCAGTTGGCTGAGATGGTGGGGGTATCCAGAAATACCATAAGCTCCATTGAGACGGGGCAGTTTAATCCAACAGCAAAACTGGCACTGATCTTATGTATTGCACTGGACAAGAAATTCGAGGAATTATTTTATTTTTGA
- a CDS encoding response regulator transcription factor, with product MPRILLLEDDETIAFGIQSAMKKEGSTTVWCRTLKEAGACLDEKTDLVLLDLNLPDGNGFSFCRQVKAFDETLPVIFLTVRDEEKDIVRGLDMGADDYIVKPFLLSVLSSRIRAVLRRSSRTAEMGRLACGHISMDTEKMKAYLGSEEVVLTAGELRLLRVLLENKNQAITRNRLLELLWDADGNFVNDNTLTVTMKRLREKLGNPEQIRTLRGIGYRMEEIAENG from the coding sequence ATGCCGCGTATTTTACTGCTGGAGGATGATGAGACCATTGCCTTTGGAATCCAAAGCGCAATGAAAAAAGAGGGGAGCACCACTGTCTGGTGCCGGACCTTAAAGGAGGCAGGAGCCTGCCTGGATGAAAAGACAGACCTTGTGCTCCTGGATCTGAATTTGCCGGATGGGAATGGCTTTTCCTTCTGTCGGCAGGTAAAGGCCTTTGATGAGACACTTCCCGTTATATTTCTCACTGTGCGGGATGAGGAGAAGGATATTGTGAGAGGGCTGGACATGGGAGCAGATGATTATATTGTGAAACCGTTTCTTTTGTCGGTTCTTTCCTCCAGGATCCGTGCTGTTCTAAGAAGGAGCAGCAGGACTGCGGAGATGGGAAGGCTTGCATGCGGCCATATTTCCATGGATACAGAGAAGATGAAAGCATATCTTGGGTCTGAGGAGGTGGTATTGACAGCCGGGGAACTGCGGCTGCTGCGGGTGCTTCTGGAGAATAAGAACCAGGCAATAACCAGGAACCGCCTTCTTGAGCTTCTGTGGGATGCGGATGGAAATTTTGTCAATGACAATACCCTGACAGTCACTATGAAACGCCTCAGGGAAAAGCTGGGGAACCCGGAGCAGATCCGGACGCTTAGGGGGATTGGTTATCGGATGGAGGAGATAGCTGAGAATGGATAA
- a CDS encoding sensor histidine kinase, translated as MDKRARRITILGALAAALFLGAVLGFGFSVISAHTQRENAEYMISYTMEEEPELTEKVAKILKESRSVEVSGEGKEWLDRYGYTDGYYRSGLLPAYMGISCAGLAVIFLIWLFWYTKAERGRTQRMEELTAYLEDVNQGRETVLARREDSFSILEDEIYKTVRELRRTKEEACRERQNLADNLADIAHQLKTPITSMSLMVQLIREEEVNRETRAYLERLERQISRMEYLVAGLLTLSRLDAGTLELEQESLDAASVMIQASEPLEPQIKERNQTLDLQMQPECVFCGDRHWTAEIFSNLIKNCSEHAGNGGRITIKYHQNPLYTEILVADNGPGFDREDLPLLFQRFYRGSNACKDSIGIGLALSKALVERQNGTLRAENAANGGACFTARFYTDRSISGIS; from the coding sequence ATGGATAAGAGAGCAAGGAGGATCACCATACTGGGGGCACTTGCGGCGGCCCTTTTCCTGGGAGCTGTTCTGGGTTTTGGATTTTCCGTGATTTCCGCCCACACCCAGAGAGAGAACGCGGAGTATATGATCTCCTACACCATGGAGGAGGAACCGGAACTTACAGAAAAGGTGGCCAAGATCTTGAAAGAAAGCCGGAGTGTAGAGGTTTCCGGGGAGGGAAAAGAGTGGCTGGATAGGTACGGATACACGGACGGATATTACAGAAGCGGTCTTCTGCCCGCCTATATGGGCATATCCTGCGCGGGGCTTGCAGTGATATTCCTTATCTGGCTGTTTTGGTATACAAAGGCAGAGCGGGGGAGGACGCAGCGTATGGAAGAACTGACTGCGTATCTGGAGGATGTGAACCAGGGACGAGAGACAGTGCTGGCACGCAGGGAGGACTCTTTTTCCATACTGGAGGATGAGATCTACAAGACCGTCAGGGAGCTTCGCAGGACAAAGGAGGAGGCATGCCGGGAACGGCAGAATCTGGCGGATAATCTGGCAGATATTGCACACCAGCTAAAGACGCCCATTACCTCCATGTCCCTGATGGTACAACTGATCCGGGAGGAGGAAGTAAACCGGGAGACAAGAGCTTATCTGGAGCGCCTGGAGCGTCAGATTTCCCGTATGGAATACCTGGTTGCCGGTCTTCTGACACTATCCAGGCTTGACGCGGGAACACTGGAATTGGAACAGGAAAGTCTGGATGCGGCCTCTGTGATGATCCAGGCCTCAGAGCCTCTGGAACCTCAGATAAAAGAAAGAAATCAGACCCTGGATCTGCAGATGCAGCCGGAATGCGTTTTCTGCGGTGACAGGCATTGGACGGCTGAGATTTTTTCCAATTTGATAAAAAACTGCAGCGAACATGCAGGAAATGGAGGGAGGATCACAATAAAATACCACCAGAATCCCCTTTATACGGAGATCCTGGTGGCGGATAACGGCCCCGGATTTGATAGGGAGGACCTGCCCCTCTTATTCCAGCGGTTTTACCGGGGAAGTAATGCCTGCAAGGACAGCATTGGTATTGGTCTGGCTTTGTCAAAAGCACTGGTTGAGCGGCAGAACGGCACCCTGCGGGCAGAGAACGCTGCAAATGGGGGAGCCTGTTTTACTGCTAGGTTTTATACGGACCGGAGCATATCGGGCATATCTTAA